The Phycisphaerae bacterium genome has a window encoding:
- a CDS encoding DUF1460 domain-containing protein, translated as MKPGCCALKLLMGIAMAGVLAGCRTAPEGSTRPLYTFSETDLDQYLPVVHAREPDLARRVIRLGRQNIGQPYDIYLLGEFPYEFIDPDPIYCLSRSDCLTFCEHMFSMALSRDWWSFLRTLQRLRYRDGVVSMLTRNHYTIADWDRNNAFLFEDLTATLGGGAAAVPLKQVCKRAAFFAKFGIGQDIPDEPIADHYIPKENVPGILGELRDGDFVNIIRGDADSQYAGHTGLIAHAPDGTVDFLHSASPAVREQPLTDYLTKDRKCLGIKILRLRPDAARRMAAALAASPRATEVSAAALETALAASPVMTTGAPPSYVRDWAHAMHLQSYNLEFDTPLDPELQPALEALERQVGEKLGIPDEARAFGVLDLTNLRAALVRPDSMFYGASVPKICIVMAYFATHPEAVANLDPAIERELQLVIKRSDNELAAKYSQLVGLEKIQELIGSKRYAFYDKEHGGGLWCGKHYGIAEPRYGDPLHDHSHGATVRQCLRYYLMLEQGKLVSAEVCGKLKEIFAAPRLEFHNKDFVRGLNGRDVTILRKGGLWEDWHLDTARVQHGEHLYLLAGMTQHARGEEYLAEMAAAVDDLLCGPQPPLPYTHHAIAHTDAASFQAGTIQYGALADDGRGVILSCAGAQAGTYESPVLDTDFWFNEVVASWNVDTPEQAGFRFEVRVGRQDTGVWSPYLSVGEWGAVTLADERIETCEQGKIDVDYFRSPDYFDRVQYRIRTACAEGQSATLRVRRVDLCLSDLTGIPPALPRPEPEAVMPPSAWQRRLPVPFRTQATNVPEFKGQICSPTSVSMVLSYRGVESGPEDVARLCYDPVHKLFGGWPRAVQAAYALDVPGYLARFSGWSDVERMIAAGQPLIISIRAPEVGMLTGAPYKSTAGHLIVVTGFDAEGRVLVNDPAVRTPEEGCRAYLRGDLEKVWMRQTGGLAYVLLPRE; from the coding sequence ATGAAGCCCGGGTGTTGTGCGCTGAAGCTGCTGATGGGGATCGCGATGGCGGGTGTGCTTGCGGGTTGCCGCACGGCTCCAGAAGGGTCAACCAGGCCGCTGTACACGTTCAGCGAGACCGACCTCGACCAGTATCTGCCCGTGGTGCATGCGCGGGAGCCGGACTTGGCGCGGCGTGTCATTCGCCTCGGTCGTCAGAACATCGGCCAGCCCTATGACATCTACCTGCTCGGCGAGTTCCCGTACGAGTTCATCGATCCCGATCCGATCTATTGCCTGAGCCGCAGCGACTGCCTGACCTTCTGCGAGCACATGTTCTCGATGGCGCTCAGCCGCGACTGGTGGAGCTTCCTGCGCACGCTGCAGCGGCTGCGTTACCGCGATGGCGTCGTCTCCATGCTGACGCGGAACCACTACACGATCGCCGACTGGGATCGCAACAACGCGTTCCTGTTCGAGGACCTGACGGCGACGCTCGGCGGCGGAGCGGCGGCGGTGCCGCTGAAGCAGGTTTGTAAGCGGGCGGCGTTCTTCGCCAAGTTCGGGATTGGGCAGGACATTCCGGACGAGCCGATCGCCGACCACTACATCCCCAAGGAGAACGTGCCGGGCATCCTCGGGGAGCTGCGCGACGGCGACTTCGTGAACATCATCCGCGGCGACGCGGACTCGCAATATGCCGGCCACACCGGCCTGATCGCCCACGCGCCCGACGGCACCGTTGATTTCCTGCATTCCGCGTCGCCGGCGGTGCGCGAGCAGCCGTTGACCGATTACCTGACCAAGGATCGCAAATGCCTGGGCATCAAGATTCTGCGGTTGCGGCCGGACGCCGCGCGGCGGATGGCCGCGGCGCTGGCAGCGTCGCCCCGGGCGACCGAAGTGAGCGCGGCCGCGCTCGAGACGGCGCTCGCGGCCTCGCCCGTGATGACCACCGGGGCGCCGCCGTCTTATGTGCGCGATTGGGCCCATGCCATGCACTTGCAGTCGTACAACCTCGAGTTCGATACGCCGCTCGATCCTGAACTGCAGCCTGCGCTGGAGGCGCTGGAGCGCCAGGTCGGCGAGAAGCTGGGCATTCCGGACGAAGCGCGCGCCTTCGGCGTGCTGGACCTGACGAACCTGCGCGCGGCGCTCGTGCGCCCGGACTCGATGTTCTACGGCGCGAGCGTGCCGAAGATCTGCATCGTGATGGCGTACTTCGCGACGCACCCGGAGGCCGTGGCGAACCTGGATCCGGCGATCGAGCGCGAATTGCAGCTCGTCATCAAGCGCTCCGACAACGAGCTGGCGGCGAAGTACAGCCAACTCGTCGGGCTGGAGAAGATCCAGGAACTGATCGGGTCGAAGCGCTACGCGTTCTACGACAAGGAGCACGGCGGCGGGTTGTGGTGCGGGAAGCACTACGGCATCGCCGAGCCGCGCTACGGCGACCCGCTGCACGACCATTCGCACGGCGCCACGGTGCGGCAGTGCCTGCGCTACTACCTGATGCTGGAACAGGGCAAGCTGGTCAGCGCGGAGGTGTGCGGCAAGCTCAAGGAGATCTTCGCGGCGCCGCGCCTCGAGTTCCACAACAAGGATTTCGTCCGCGGCCTCAACGGGCGCGACGTCACGATCCTGCGCAAGGGTGGGCTGTGGGAAGACTGGCATCTCGACACGGCCCGTGTGCAACACGGCGAGCACCTCTACCTTTTGGCCGGCATGACGCAGCATGCGCGCGGCGAGGAATACCTGGCCGAGATGGCGGCCGCCGTCGATGACCTGCTGTGCGGCCCGCAGCCACCGCTGCCCTACACGCATCACGCCATCGCTCACACCGACGCCGCGAGCTTCCAGGCGGGGACGATCCAATACGGCGCATTGGCGGATGACGGTCGCGGCGTGATCTTGTCATGCGCGGGAGCGCAGGCGGGCACGTACGAGTCCCCGGTGCTGGACACGGACTTCTGGTTCAACGAGGTCGTGGCCTCGTGGAACGTCGATACGCCGGAACAGGCGGGGTTCCGTTTCGAGGTGCGTGTGGGCCGGCAGGACACGGGCGTCTGGTCGCCGTACCTCAGTGTCGGGGAGTGGGGCGCGGTCACGCTGGCGGACGAGCGCATCGAGACGTGCGAGCAGGGCAAGATCGACGTCGATTACTTCCGTTCGCCGGACTACTTTGACCGCGTGCAGTATCGCATTCGGACGGCGTGTGCAGAGGGCCAGAGCGCGACGCTGCGTGTGCGGCGCGTGGACCTCTGCCTGAGTGATCTGACCGGCATTCCGCCGGCGTTGCCACGCCCGGAGCCAGAGGCCGTGATGCCGCCGTCGGCTTGGCAGCGCCGCCTGCCCGTGCCGTTCCGTACGCAGGCGACGAACGTTCCCGAATTCAAGGGGCAGATCTGCAGTCCGACCTCGGTGAGCATGGTCTTGTCCTATCGCGGCGTGGAGAGCGGGCCGGAGGATGTTGCCCGCCTGTGTTATGACCCGGTGCATAAGCTCTTTGGCGGCTGGCCGCGCGCCGTTCAGGCGGCGTACGCGCTCGACGTGCCGGGCTACCTGGCGCGCTTCTCCGGGTGGAGCGACGTGGAGCGCATGATCGCCGCCGGTCAGCCGCTCATCATCTCGATCCGGGCGCCGGAGGTGGGCATGTTGACCGGCGCGCCATACAAGTCCACCGCGGGCCACCTGATTGTCGTCACCGGGTTCGACGCCGAAGGGCGCGTGCTGGTCAATGACCCGGCCGTGCGGACGCCGGAGGAGGGCTGCCGCGCGTACCTCCGTGGCGATCTGGAAAAGGTCTGGATGCGCCAGACGGGCGGCTTGGCGTACGTTCTGTTGCCGCGCGAGTGA
- a CDS encoding PQQ-binding-like beta-propeller repeat protein, which translates to MLIRRLAIGGGGLALLLAGAAVARATDDHAATPGEFSVMHISDIHVEPHLARSGRAGPVRGAETIKWIVAQAALPQEIPPFNLTAPPPAFTFATGDLTEYGVIDGTWDLFEAAFRELPCPLYVVPGNHDNTWGALYAVMRQRHQGENYSFDHAGCHFIGLSSASPQEPVPSIDAKTRAWLKDDLSRTPAATPIFIALHHPLHSSEFANPTEYDTLIDLLRDHNVVMLLYGHGHGVEYRDFGGIAGVMGGSTFGKTAGYGLLSVQPGKVRYAYRYEQGGPAATDQQTAGPAWQKVYEGPLPTAAPPRLFQIARPAPDAALNAGQLIAQLTVLGDGTLPAGTRATFRIDGQELATVTGAAVLEPVPLAANELTAGAHLLSVTVQLADQRSDLRTRSFLVARPDTELVWRKQLPAAIKAQPLVIGDTLVIAGNDGRVTALDKRTGTEQWSFTTGGEILGRPAWSGAAIVFGSGDGQVYAVSDAGKLQWKFEAGAPVYGWPLIAGGSVYIGDNGGRLHALDVSDGTRRWTFERADFTIESQPAVWGDLIVCGAWDGYLYALNGADGKLRWKAYGPAASEKKSRYYAPADCGPVVINETLFVCDRGYELGTFSATGEMKAKWANKASGIAAGADGETLYARTNDDRVLKLNARGEPVWEAKVPAGRFPIAPTVHDDRVYVCSNRGLLSVLDAQTGKPVWNYQATPGLFVMAPVTVDAGDAAGPVCYVAGMDGSLTAVRARPTAGSARGPG; encoded by the coding sequence ATGCTGATTCGACGACTGGCGATCGGCGGCGGGGGACTCGCACTGTTGCTGGCGGGCGCTGCCGTGGCACGCGCCACGGACGATCACGCCGCCACGCCCGGCGAGTTCTCCGTCATGCACATCTCCGACATCCACGTTGAGCCGCACCTCGCCCGCAGCGGCCGGGCCGGGCCGGTGCGCGGTGCGGAGACGATCAAGTGGATCGTCGCCCAGGCCGCCCTGCCGCAGGAGATCCCGCCGTTCAACCTGACGGCCCCGCCCCCGGCGTTCACCTTCGCCACCGGCGACCTGACCGAGTACGGGGTGATCGACGGCACGTGGGACCTGTTCGAGGCAGCGTTCCGCGAGCTGCCGTGCCCCTTGTACGTCGTGCCCGGCAATCACGACAACACGTGGGGTGCGCTCTACGCCGTCATGCGGCAGCGCCACCAGGGCGAGAACTACTCCTTCGACCACGCTGGCTGCCACTTCATCGGCCTAAGCTCGGCCTCGCCGCAGGAGCCCGTGCCGTCGATCGACGCCAAGACGCGCGCCTGGCTCAAGGACGACCTCAGCCGTACGCCGGCCGCGACGCCGATCTTCATCGCCCTGCACCACCCGCTCCACAGCTCCGAATTCGCGAATCCAACGGAGTACGACACCCTGATCGACCTGCTGCGCGATCACAACGTCGTCATGTTGCTCTACGGTCACGGCCACGGCGTGGAATACCGCGATTTCGGTGGCATCGCAGGCGTCATGGGCGGCTCGACGTTCGGCAAGACCGCCGGCTATGGTCTGCTCAGCGTCCAGCCTGGCAAAGTGCGGTACGCGTATCGCTATGAGCAGGGTGGCCCAGCCGCCACCGACCAGCAGACGGCCGGCCCCGCCTGGCAGAAGGTGTACGAAGGCCCGCTGCCCACCGCCGCTCCGCCGCGCCTCTTCCAGATCGCCAGGCCGGCGCCCGACGCCGCGCTGAATGCGGGCCAGCTCATCGCACAACTGACGGTCCTGGGCGATGGGACCCTCCCCGCCGGGACCCGCGCCACGTTCCGGATCGACGGCCAGGAACTGGCGACGGTCACCGGCGCCGCCGTGCTGGAGCCGGTTCCGCTCGCGGCCAACGAGCTGACCGCGGGCGCGCACCTGCTCTCGGTGACCGTGCAGCTCGCCGACCAGCGGAGCGACCTGCGCACCCGCAGCTTCCTCGTCGCGCGCCCGGACACCGAGCTCGTCTGGCGCAAGCAGTTGCCGGCCGCAATCAAGGCGCAGCCACTGGTCATCGGCGATACACTGGTCATCGCCGGCAACGACGGCCGCGTGACGGCGCTGGATAAGCGCACCGGCACGGAACAGTGGTCGTTCACGACCGGCGGCGAAATCCTCGGCCGCCCTGCGTGGTCCGGCGCTGCAATCGTGTTCGGCTCCGGCGACGGCCAAGTGTACGCCGTCAGCGACGCCGGTAAGCTGCAGTGGAAATTCGAGGCCGGTGCGCCGGTCTACGGCTGGCCGCTGATTGCCGGCGGTTCCGTGTACATCGGCGACAACGGGGGCCGGCTGCACGCGCTGGACGTGTCCGACGGGACGCGGCGCTGGACGTTCGAGCGGGCGGACTTCACGATCGAATCCCAGCCAGCCGTGTGGGGCGACCTCATCGTGTGCGGCGCGTGGGACGGTTACCTCTACGCGCTCAACGGCGCGGACGGGAAGCTTCGCTGGAAAGCGTACGGCCCGGCCGCCAGCGAGAAGAAGTCACGCTACTACGCGCCGGCCGACTGCGGACCCGTCGTGATCAACGAGACCCTGTTTGTCTGCGATCGCGGCTACGAACTCGGCACGTTTTCGGCCACCGGCGAAATGAAGGCGAAATGGGCGAACAAGGCCAGCGGCATCGCGGCCGGCGCTGACGGCGAAACGCTCTACGCGCGCACCAACGACGACCGCGTGCTGAAGCTGAACGCGCGCGGTGAGCCGGTCTGGGAAGCCAAGGTCCCGGCCGGGCGTTTCCCGATCGCCCCCACTGTGCATGACGACCGCGTCTATGTCTGCTCGAATCGCGGGCTGCTCAGCGTACTGGACGCGCAGACCGGCAAACCCGTGTGGAACTACCAGGCCACCCCAGGGCTCTTCGTCATGGCCCCCGTCACGGTGGACGCCGGTGACGCCGCGGGGCCGGTCTGCTATGTGGCGGGCATGGATGGGTCGCTCACGGCGGTGCGGGCGCGGCCAACGGCCGGCTCAGCGCGCGGGCCCGGTTGA
- a CDS encoding GntR family transcriptional regulator, with translation MPKYLQTREILIAAIRSGVLTPGCKLPSTKEISTLVDVSLITAHKALEGLVEAGWLRREVGRGTYVREDVDPANQVQRQLFVGLLFDQHYHVNIDDYYHSTLINGLRRAARSDTRSVEFFFHDRFDLRDKGRKDVGAICIHPPLESQAAVERLAERYPVVVLGGAFPEGRLVTVDCDNESGGRVAARHLWELGHRRFMVLSGPMNLSNARDRARGATAELMARGIHLTPCDLPVSKDSVVLDEETMAQIEKRLMAPDGPTAVIAGGFYLALAVLQAVRRAGRSVPADVSVVGFDDPQSAPLLDPPLTTVRQPLDEMAARAYALLRQAIVDKYSMPTSCQLPTELVVRSSTGPAR, from the coding sequence ATGCCGAAGTATCTCCAGACGCGCGAGATTTTGATTGCGGCGATTCGGTCCGGCGTGCTCACGCCCGGCTGCAAGCTGCCGTCGACGAAGGAGATCAGCACGCTGGTCGACGTGAGCCTGATCACGGCGCACAAGGCGCTGGAAGGGCTGGTGGAGGCCGGATGGCTGCGGCGGGAGGTGGGGCGCGGCACGTACGTGCGCGAGGATGTCGATCCGGCCAACCAGGTGCAGCGCCAGTTGTTCGTCGGCCTGCTGTTCGATCAGCACTACCACGTCAACATCGACGACTACTACCACAGCACGCTGATCAACGGATTGCGGCGCGCCGCGCGCTCCGACACGCGTTCCGTGGAGTTCTTCTTCCACGATCGGTTCGATCTGCGCGACAAGGGGCGCAAGGACGTTGGCGCGATCTGCATCCATCCACCCCTGGAGTCGCAGGCCGCGGTCGAGCGCCTCGCGGAGCGCTACCCGGTGGTCGTGCTCGGCGGCGCGTTCCCGGAGGGGCGCCTGGTGACGGTGGATTGTGACAACGAAAGCGGAGGCCGCGTTGCGGCCCGGCACCTGTGGGAGCTTGGGCATCGCCGGTTCATGGTCCTGTCCGGGCCGATGAACCTGAGCAACGCCCGCGACCGGGCGCGCGGCGCGACCGCTGAACTCATGGCCCGTGGCATTCACCTCACGCCGTGCGACCTGCCGGTCTCGAAAGACAGCGTTGTCCTCGACGAAGAAACGATGGCGCAGATCGAAAAACGCCTGATGGCGCCGGACGGTCCGACCGCGGTGATCGCCGGTGGCTTCTATCTGGCCCTGGCCGTGCTGCAGGCGGTCCGGCGCGCCGGGCGGTCCGTCCCCGCGGATGTATCCGTCGTCGGCTTTGACGACCCGCAGTCCGCGCCGCTGCTCGACCCGCCGCTCACGACGGTCCGGCAGCCACTCGACGAAATGGCCGCGCGCGCCTACGCGCTCTTGCGGCAGGCAATCGTCGACAAGTACAGCATGCCGACGTCATGCCAACTGCCGACGGAACTTGTTGTCCGCAGCTCAACCGGGCCCGCGCGCTGA
- a CDS encoding AGE family epimerase/isomerase, with the protein MDAKRLTQLSDTHRTGLLEDVIPFWERHAVDREQGGFFTHLDRDGSIYCTDKPVWIQGRATWMFATLYTRVEPRAEWLALARHGYDFLTRHCFDERGKLYFLVTRSGQPLRMRRYVYSEIFATLGFAALAQATGEAEIRQRAIDLFQSFMRYLQTPGLIEPKTNPRTRPLKALSPLMCILNTADTLAQIDAPGPYEAILDETIAEVFRDFVRPEDGCVLEVVEPNGQRSDSLEGRTMNPGHAIESAWFIMEVARRRGDAALARRATKILEWSFERGWDRQYGGLLYFVDVGGKPPQQLEHDMKLWWPHSEALYAALLAYHLTGAARYAHMYEQIHEWTLAHFPDAQHGEWFGYLHRDGTVSNPAKGGLWKGPFHIPRTQLYCWKLAEEMLAQARQA; encoded by the coding sequence ATGGACGCCAAGCGACTTACGCAACTGAGTGATACACACCGTACCGGGCTGCTTGAAGATGTGATCCCGTTCTGGGAGCGGCACGCGGTCGACCGCGAACAGGGTGGGTTCTTCACGCACCTGGATCGGGACGGGTCGATCTACTGCACGGACAAGCCGGTGTGGATACAGGGGCGGGCGACGTGGATGTTTGCGACGCTCTACACGCGCGTCGAACCGCGCGCCGAGTGGCTGGCCCTCGCCCGGCATGGCTACGACTTTCTGACGCGGCACTGCTTCGACGAGCGTGGCAAGCTGTACTTTCTCGTAACGCGCTCCGGGCAGCCGTTGCGCATGCGGCGCTACGTGTACAGCGAGATTTTCGCGACGCTGGGCTTCGCGGCGCTGGCGCAGGCCACGGGCGAGGCCGAAATCCGCCAGCGGGCGATCGACCTGTTCCAGTCGTTCATGCGCTACCTGCAGACGCCGGGGCTGATCGAGCCGAAGACGAACCCGCGCACCCGGCCGTTAAAAGCCCTGTCGCCGCTGATGTGCATTCTGAACACGGCGGACACGCTGGCGCAGATCGACGCGCCGGGACCGTACGAGGCGATCCTGGACGAGACGATCGCGGAGGTTTTCCGCGATTTCGTCCGACCCGAGGACGGCTGCGTGCTGGAGGTGGTGGAGCCGAACGGCCAGCGCTCGGATTCGCTCGAAGGCCGCACGATGAACCCGGGGCACGCGATCGAGTCGGCGTGGTTCATCATGGAGGTCGCGCGGCGGCGCGGTGACGCGGCCCTGGCCCGGCGGGCGACGAAAATCCTGGAGTGGTCGTTCGAGCGCGGCTGGGACCGGCAGTACGGCGGACTGCTGTACTTTGTGGACGTGGGCGGCAAGCCGCCACAGCAACTCGAGCATGACATGAAGCTCTGGTGGCCGCACAGCGAAGCGCTGTACGCGGCACTGCTTGCATACCACCTGACCGGTGCGGCGCGCTACGCGCACATGTACGAGCAGATCCACGAGTGGACGCTGGCGCACTTCCCGGACGCCCAGCACGGCGAGTGGTTCGGCTACCTGCATCGCGACGGCACCGTCTCCAACCCGGCCAAGGGCGGCCTGTGGAAAGGGCCTTTCCATATCCCGCGCACGCAGCTCTACTGCTGGAAACTGGCCGAGGAGATGCTGGCGCAAGCGCGCCAAGCCTGA
- a CDS encoding family 20 glycosylhydrolase — MQGRTMRSVPGWILPALACTAAWAGTPRQELSQGRARVLLEPRHPGLRVLYDGIEVIRHSELVITTPGWAPHYYVGPDERSVADAVHESVDGGARLRLVHRGADGSFEGVETITLHADGRIEQVLDARFVKQDAEALLQWRIGGLNPTLIVGRPYMAELAGGETVHGVVPVAARSAERAVNTLARGFRTLEFDSRLGPIRIEVDGKPELIVYDYRKDRWATADNPYFWFGDLGTRLKAGQTTRYRIVYHLPPDAPTSAPAEVISAVAAIEARPDVQTYVADDPPVVIPRPKRAEFGPGGFVLTGRPPIEVGVPAARPAAARWARYLAERHGVTAALDAEQERIPVAAIRFQPAVLPNWSSEGYQLTVSPAGITVEADSTAGFRYAVETLIQLTSCTPGGEVVVRSAEIRDWPALRFRGVHMFTGGQGPELHLKLVRNVLAALKMNALVLQAEYVEWDAYPEIHHPQYGMPKDDVRQILRACAETGIEVIPLVMSLGHCQWMFETGHHLELAEDPDAKWAYCVTNPATYEFIFRIYAEALELFQPKWFHIGHDEFDHRGRVPYRESSQAFTVEQLFLTDTQRLHAWLAERGVRTMMWGDMLLAKGEGPDACHAKSRESAAALRAELPDDIRIADWHYCGNPPEDFTNLDVFHAAGFETVAATWDRPANIVNFARAAYAKKARGLLQTTWAGYSLDPESFARHLPQYAAYVLAAEAAWNADQPPDPDTYPARAYFLDLMGLSALPPANRSGWVADIGAACNYALAAADERGWFELGPEHDLRDVPSGRTRLKGVAFQIGAPADRSAIVLRSKLTHGAGFPSTVELTLERQAAQLVILHATNFACADGTPVGEYCVTYDDGTEADLPVVYGRNVLAYGDGMALAEAPVVWSGTTASGEAVALRALVWSHPRPERVIRRLTLRSADAAGALIVVGVSGLD; from the coding sequence CGTGTTGTACGACGGGATCGAGGTCATCCGGCACAGCGAGCTGGTGATCACGACGCCGGGTTGGGCACCGCACTACTACGTCGGACCGGACGAGCGCTCGGTCGCGGACGCAGTGCACGAGTCCGTTGACGGCGGCGCGCGCCTGCGCCTGGTGCACCGCGGCGCTGACGGATCGTTCGAGGGCGTGGAGACGATCACGTTGCACGCGGATGGCCGGATCGAGCAGGTGCTGGACGCCCGCTTCGTCAAACAGGACGCCGAAGCGCTGCTGCAGTGGCGGATCGGCGGACTGAATCCGACGCTGATTGTCGGGCGACCGTACATGGCGGAACTGGCGGGGGGCGAGACTGTTCATGGTGTTGTACCGGTTGCGGCCCGTTCTGCGGAGCGCGCCGTCAACACACTGGCGCGCGGCTTCCGGACGCTGGAGTTTGACTCGCGCCTGGGGCCGATACGGATCGAGGTGGACGGGAAGCCCGAGCTGATCGTCTATGACTACCGCAAGGACCGCTGGGCGACCGCGGACAACCCTTACTTCTGGTTTGGCGACCTGGGGACGCGGCTGAAGGCCGGCCAGACCACGCGCTACCGGATCGTCTATCACCTGCCGCCGGATGCGCCGACTTCGGCGCCGGCCGAAGTCATCTCCGCGGTCGCGGCAATCGAAGCACGGCCGGATGTCCAGACGTACGTCGCCGACGATCCGCCGGTGGTCATTCCGCGTCCCAAGCGCGCGGAATTCGGTCCCGGCGGGTTTGTGCTGACGGGCCGGCCGCCAATTGAAGTTGGTGTTCCGGCCGCGCGACCGGCCGCCGCCCGCTGGGCGCGGTACCTCGCGGAGCGGCACGGCGTCACCGCCGCCCTGGACGCTGAGCAGGAACGGATACCGGTCGCGGCCATCCGGTTTCAGCCCGCGGTACTTCCGAATTGGTCGTCGGAAGGGTACCAGCTCACCGTGTCGCCGGCCGGCATCACCGTCGAGGCCGACAGCACCGCCGGCTTTCGCTACGCGGTCGAGACTCTGATTCAGCTCACGTCGTGCACGCCCGGTGGCGAAGTCGTGGTGCGCAGCGCGGAGATCCGGGACTGGCCGGCGCTGCGTTTTCGCGGCGTGCACATGTTCACGGGCGGGCAGGGCCCCGAGCTGCATCTCAAGCTGGTTCGCAACGTGCTTGCGGCGCTGAAGATGAACGCCCTTGTCCTGCAGGCCGAGTACGTTGAGTGGGACGCCTACCCCGAGATTCACCACCCGCAGTACGGCATGCCGAAAGACGACGTGCGACAGATTCTCCGCGCGTGCGCCGAGACCGGCATCGAGGTGATCCCGCTGGTCATGTCGCTCGGCCACTGTCAGTGGATGTTCGAAACGGGGCATCATCTCGAACTGGCCGAGGACCCGGACGCGAAATGGGCCTACTGTGTGACTAATCCGGCGACCTACGAGTTCATCTTCAGAATCTACGCGGAGGCGCTGGAGCTTTTTCAGCCGAAGTGGTTCCACATCGGTCACGACGAGTTTGACCACCGTGGCCGCGTGCCGTATCGCGAGTCGAGCCAGGCCTTCACGGTCGAGCAGCTTTTCCTGACCGACACGCAGCGGCTACACGCGTGGCTGGCGGAGCGCGGGGTCCGCACGATGATGTGGGGCGACATGCTGCTGGCCAAGGGCGAAGGGCCCGATGCCTGCCACGCCAAGTCCAGGGAGTCGGCCGCCGCGCTGCGCGCGGAACTCCCGGACGACATCCGCATTGCGGATTGGCACTACTGTGGAAATCCGCCGGAGGACTTCACGAATCTGGACGTCTTTCACGCGGCGGGTTTCGAGACGGTGGCGGCCACCTGGGACCGGCCGGCGAACATCGTGAACTTCGCGCGGGCGGCATACGCGAAGAAGGCGCGCGGGCTGCTGCAAACGACCTGGGCCGGTTACTCGCTCGATCCGGAGAGCTTCGCCCGGCACCTGCCCCAGTATGCGGCCTACGTGCTCGCCGCCGAAGCGGCCTGGAACGCCGACCAGCCGCCGGACCCGGACACCTATCCCGCCCGCGCATACTTCCTGGACCTGATGGGCCTGAGCGCGCTGCCGCCGGCGAACCGGAGCGGGTGGGTGGCGGACATCGGGGCGGCATGCAACTACGCTCTGGCGGCCGCGGACGAGCGCGGCTGGTTCGAGCTTGGGCCGGAGCACGACCTGCGGGATGTGCCGAGTGGGCGGACGCGCCTGAAGGGGGTGGCGTTTCAGATTGGAGCGCCGGCCGACCGGTCGGCCATCGTGCTGCGCAGCAAGCTGACGCACGGCGCGGGGTTTCCGTCCACGGTGGAACTGACCCTGGAGCGCCAAGCCGCGCAGTTGGTCATCCTGCATGCGACCAACTTTGCCTGCGCGGACGGCACGCCGGTGGGCGAGTATTGCGTGACGTACGACGACGGTACGGAAGCGGATCTGCCGGTGGTCTACGGCCGCAACGTGCTGGCCTACGGCGACGGCATGGCGCTCGCGGAGGCGCCGGTGGTCTGGTCGGGCACGACGGCGTCCGGCGAGGCGGTGGCCTTGCGGGCGCTGGTGTGGTCGCATCCGCGGCCGGAACGGGTGATCCGCAGGCTCACGCTGCGCTCGGCCGACGCGGCCGGCGCGCTGATCGTGGTCGGCGTGAGCGGACTGGACTGA